TTTTTTCTGTAAAAAAATGCTAAAACTATCATAAAAAGAATAAAACTCTGTTTAAACATACAGGAAAAAAGAAATGTAATCCCTGTAAAAAAAGAATTGAGTTTTGACGACTCCTTTTTTGTTAATAAGTAATAAGTTAAAAGAAAAAAGAAAATAAAATAGTGTTCATTTAAATTTCCACCACTGTATGAAGGATAAACTCTATAAATTGTTAATAAAAAAGGCAAAGTAAAAAGATAATATTTATCCAGAGAAAAATTTTTAAAAATTAAATTTATCACAAATAAAGTCAGGAAAGTTAGAATTACATCAGATAAAAACAATGTCCATCTACTTTCAGGAAGAAAAGTGAAAAGAAAAGTATAAATATAATATATTGCAGGAAATTTTGCCTCCCAGACATCTTTATATAAAATTTTACCTTCCTTAATCCTTTGAGCAGTATATGCATAAAAACCAGAGTCAATAAACATAGGAGATAGAACTGGAAAATCGTAAAATATAAGGACAAAAAAGTAAAGAATATTGAAATAGGTCAAAATTTTTTTTAGTATTTTATTTTTTTCCATTTTTTGTTCTTTTAATTTATAATTATATACAAAAAAATGGACAATAAAAAAATTTTATATTTGTTTTTATTTGCTTTAATCTTAAGAATTGCATTTATTTTAACACTTGATAATTCTGTTGATGTATGGGGTGACTGGTGGGATGAACTCGGATGGAAAATCGCTTCTGGAAAAGGGTACTGGGTTGATAATCCATATTTTCCTGATGGCCCTAAATTTTATGCATGGAGAAGTCCGGGATTTCCCTTATTTTTAGCATTAATATATAAAATTTTTGGACATAATTATCTTGCAGCCAAAATCGGTCTTGCAGTTTTAAGTTCATTAACAGTTATTTTAATATTTTTCTTAGGGAAAACTCTTATTGATGAAAAAAAAGGAATTTTGGCATCTATTATTTATTCAATTTATCCACCTTCTATTTTCTGGACTGGCTACCTTGCACCTGAAACTATAACAACTTTCTTCTTAACATTAAGTATTTTTTTAATACTTAAAAGTGAGAAAGAAAATTTAAAAATTTTAAATTTAATTCTTGGAGGATTAAGTTTTGGATATTTATGTATAACAAGACCTACCTTTTTACTAATTATCCCTTTTGTGTTTTTAATCTTCTTCTGGAAATATAAAATTAAATTTTTTAAAAAATCCTTACCTTTTCTATTAAGTATAATTATTTTCCCTTTTTTATGGGGGCTAAGAAACTTTATAATTCTTAAACATTTCGTTGTTACATCCACAGAAGGAGGAATTGTTTTTTTTATTGCAAACAATGAATATTCTTTAAGCAGCCCATCTGGATTCTATCATTCTGAAAATGTTGATGAATTTAAAGGTTTGTCTGAAGTTGAAATCGATAAACTTCTTTATAAAAAAACCTTTGACTTTATCCAAAAAAATCCTAAAATTTTTTTAAAACTTTTATTT
This bacterium DNA region includes the following protein-coding sequences:
- a CDS encoding glycosyltransferase family 39 protein — encoded protein: MDNKKILYLFLFALILRIAFILTLDNSVDVWGDWWDELGWKIASGKGYWVDNPYFPDGPKFYAWRSPGFPLFLALIYKIFGHNYLAAKIGLAVLSSLTVILIFFLGKTLIDEKKGILASIIYSIYPPSIFWTGYLAPETITTFFLTLSIFLILKSEKENLKILNLILGGLSFGYLCITRPTFLLIIPFVFLIFFWKYKIKFFKKSLPFLLSIIIFPFLWGLRNFIILKHFVVTSTEGGIVFFIANNEYSLSSPSGFYHSENVDEFKGLSEVEIDKLLYKKTFDFIQKNPKIFLKLLFDRFFRFWRFYPHTISGPGEAYKKIHQIISFITETPIIILGFLGIFISFREFKSLVLIYSVIFLYSGISIFIRTTIRYRFPIMGFLILFALYFLEKCKYEKKCI